Proteins from a single region of Gallaecimonas xiamenensis 3-C-1:
- a CDS encoding YjgN family protein — MTTPQTSERHGFTFKGDGAEYFGIWIVNLALSILTLGVYSAWAKVRHQRYFYGNTQLDGDGFEYLATPVQILIGRLVAMAAIMLWVLCTSFFPPLAMLAIMVLSVLTPWLAVRNLRFDARVTRFRNVRFDFVGSVEGGYVNFLGKPMLAYVLVFSAGCIGAMLGAIMGMVGGKEGAIIGAVGLGTLSFLAGSVLSYGWLIYSIADYVGNHYRYGDKQFKAEIRLGEYFKTAAFATLLLVGLMIVAGLLMGLAGVAAGSLFEELGQGGEQAGQTAMIAVGVFYLIFFAVAMLVSAFVKVRLRNHLFNQTSIDGQLQLRSTLSVGSYLWVVVSNFLLIVVTLGLGSAWAQVRYAKLIADGTAVEGDLSLVAVKDHQQQTDVAIADEVASAFDVNIGII, encoded by the coding sequence ATGACCACTCCTCAAACCTCGGAGCGCCACGGCTTCACCTTCAAGGGTGACGGTGCTGAATATTTCGGCATCTGGATAGTCAACTTGGCCCTCTCCATCCTGACCCTGGGTGTCTATTCGGCCTGGGCCAAGGTCCGTCATCAGCGGTATTTTTACGGCAACACCCAATTGGACGGGGACGGCTTTGAATACCTGGCAACCCCGGTACAGATCCTGATCGGCCGCCTGGTGGCCATGGCCGCCATCATGCTCTGGGTGCTGTGCACCAGTTTCTTCCCACCCCTGGCCATGCTGGCGATCATGGTGCTGTCGGTGCTGACTCCCTGGTTGGCGGTGCGCAACCTGCGTTTTGACGCCAGGGTGACCCGCTTTCGCAACGTGCGCTTCGATTTTGTCGGTTCGGTGGAAGGGGGCTACGTCAACTTCCTGGGCAAACCCATGCTGGCCTACGTGCTGGTGTTTTCCGCCGGCTGTATCGGTGCCATGCTGGGTGCCATCATGGGCATGGTTGGCGGCAAGGAAGGGGCCATCATAGGTGCCGTGGGGCTCGGTACCCTGTCTTTCCTGGCCGGCAGCGTGTTGAGCTACGGCTGGCTTATCTACTCCATCGCCGACTATGTGGGTAACCACTATCGTTACGGCGACAAGCAGTTCAAGGCGGAGATCCGCCTTGGGGAATACTTTAAGACCGCTGCCTTTGCCACCTTGCTGCTGGTTGGCCTGATGATAGTGGCCGGCCTGTTGATGGGCCTGGCCGGTGTGGCAGCCGGCTCCCTGTTCGAGGAACTGGGCCAGGGCGGCGAACAGGCAGGCCAGACGGCCATGATCGCGGTCGGCGTCTTCTACCTCATCTTCTTTGCCGTGGCCATGCTGGTATCCGCCTTCGTCAAGGTCCGGTTGCGCAACCACCTGTTCAACCAGACCAGCATCGACGGCCAGCTGCAGCTGCGTTCCACCCTTTCGGTGGGCAGTTACCTCTGGGTGGTGGTGTCCAACTTCCTGTTGATCGTCGTCACCCTGGGATTGGGTTCGGCCTGGGCTCAGGTACGCTACGCCAAGCTGATCGCCGACGGCACGGCGGTGGAAGGGGACCTGAGCCTGGTGGCGGTGAAGGACCATCAACAGCAGACCGATGTGGCCATTG